In the Lepus europaeus isolate LE1 chromosome 18, mLepTim1.pri, whole genome shotgun sequence genome, one interval contains:
- the LOC133776557 gene encoding histone H3.3A-like produces MARTKQTARKSTGGKAPRKQLATKAARKSAPSTGGVKKPHRYRPGTVALREIRRYQKSTELLIRKLPFQRLVREIAQDFKTDLRFQSAAIGALQEASEAYLVGLFEDTNLCAIHAKRVTIMPKDIQLARCIRGERA; encoded by the coding sequence ATGGCTCGTACAAAGCAGACTGCCCGCAAATCGACTGGTGGTAAAGCACCCAGGAAGCAACTGGCTACAAAAGCCGCTCGCAAGAGTGCGCCCTCTACTGGAGGGGTGAAGAAACCTCATCGTTACAGGCCCGGTACTGTGGCACTTCGTGAAATCAGACGTTATCAGAAGTCCACTGAGCTTCTGATCCGCAAACTCCCCTTCCAGCGTCTGGTGCGAGAAATCGCTCAGGACTTCAAAACAGATCTGCGCTTCCAGAGCGCAGCTATTGGTGCTTTGCAGGAGGCAAGTGAGGCCTATCTGGTTGGCCTTTTTGAAGACACCAACCTGTGTGCTATCCATGCCAAACGTGTAACAATTATGCCAAAAGACATCCAGCTAGCACGCTGCATACGTGGAGAACGTGCTTAA